From Eubacterium sp. 1001713B170207_170306_E7, the proteins below share one genomic window:
- a CDS encoding HAD hydrolase-like protein, translating to MKDYAAIIFDLDGTLLDTSQGIYNAVRATEKIMHFTPVDDAVLPEYVGPPTLFSYKKHYDIDDDTAKKAVVHHRKYQSEQGVREARPYDGMADLLAMLKESGHKLGVATLKRQDITEATLAAAGMLNCFDSVRGIDMAESLTKSDIINLVLEDLQIQPENAVLIGDSAYDAIGAAQSEVDFIGVEYGFGFKNAQEIEAYHPVFIAYFVDDLIRFFDRC from the coding sequence ATGAAAGATTACGCTGCGATTATTTTCGATTTGGACGGCACGCTGCTCGATACCTCCCAAGGTATTTACAACGCTGTCCGCGCCACTGAGAAGATCATGCATTTTACACCGGTCGATGACGCGGTCCTTCCCGAGTATGTCGGCCCGCCGACCCTCTTCTCCTATAAAAAGCACTATGACATCGACGATGACACCGCCAAGAAGGCTGTTGTCCACCACCGTAAATACCAGAGCGAACAGGGCGTAAGGGAAGCGCGGCCCTACGACGGCATGGCTGACCTGCTCGCAATGCTGAAGGAGTCCGGTCATAAGCTGGGCGTTGCCACCCTCAAGCGCCAGGATATTACAGAGGCGACGCTGGCGGCCGCCGGGATGCTAAACTGCTTTGATTCCGTCAGAGGCATTGACATGGCAGAGTCCCTGACCAAGTCTGATATCATCAACCTGGTACTCGAAGATCTCCAAATCCAGCCAGAAAACGCGGTTCTCATCGGCGACAGCGCCTATGACGCCATCGGCGCCGCCCAGAGCGAGGTGGATTTTATCGGCGTTGAGTACGGCTTTGGCTTTAAAAACGCTCAGGAAATCGAGGCCTACCACCCTGTTTTTATCGCCTATTTCGTCGATGATCTCATCCGTTTTTTTGACCGCTGCTAG
- a CDS encoding DUF2776 domain-containing protein: protein MNYFMSIFFRLIPLLMGAICFSYGIYVTTLGTALGSSYLVAGHVLISLTAICIALYCTAATIIRQLINRYNNFFKWFLPILGYTVSLFTVGMGIYYWNLHTINTAYFVSGNIIFGVGLIACCVTTVATSSTRFLFIPANSNKLQPGDKPQGAFSENAAKILIAIPAFCALVGLIRSIVLISAGLNSEYFVAGHVLFGTSLVCASLIALVASVVRQIQNTFTDKERWKWTIFVLILGSINVILGIGILLVQKTPAWIAPGWVLIGLGFICYSISSKVILLASVWRQTFSLAKRIPLIPIITTLFCLFTAAFLFEAELFNSAFFVPARVMIGLGAVCFTLYSIVSILESGTSGSSE, encoded by the coding sequence ATGAATTATTTTATGAGTATCTTTTTCAGGCTCATTCCCCTTTTAATGGGGGCAATCTGTTTTAGCTACGGCATCTATGTCACTACCCTCGGAACCGCTCTGGGTTCCAGCTATCTGGTGGCCGGCCATGTGCTGATCTCACTGACTGCCATCTGTATCGCGCTGTACTGCACAGCCGCTACTATTATCCGCCAGCTCATCAACCGGTACAATAACTTTTTTAAATGGTTTTTACCCATTCTCGGTTATACTGTCAGCCTGTTTACGGTCGGCATGGGAATCTATTACTGGAATCTTCATACCATTAACACTGCTTACTTTGTTTCTGGCAACATTATCTTCGGCGTTGGCCTGATCGCGTGCTGCGTCACCACTGTGGCCACCTCCTCTACCCGTTTTCTTTTTATCCCGGCCAACTCAAACAAGCTGCAGCCCGGCGACAAGCCTCAGGGCGCTTTCAGTGAAAACGCAGCGAAAATCCTCATTGCCATTCCGGCATTCTGCGCCCTCGTAGGACTGATCCGCAGCATCGTGCTGATTTCGGCTGGTTTGAACTCTGAATACTTTGTCGCCGGCCATGTTCTCTTTGGCACCTCCCTTGTCTGCGCCAGCCTGATCGCGCTGGTCGCTTCGGTAGTCCGTCAGATACAGAATACCTTCACCGACAAAGAGCGTTGGAAATGGACAATTTTTGTTTTAATTCTGGGCTCCATCAACGTTATTCTGGGCATTGGCATTCTGCTGGTTCAAAAAACGCCGGCATGGATCGCTCCGGGCTGGGTTCTGATCGGTCTTGGGTTTATCTGCTACAGCATCTCCAGCAAGGTCATTCTCCTCGCCTCTGTCTGGCGTCAGACCTTCTCGCTGGCCAAGCGTATTCCGCTGATCCCGATCATCACCACGCTCTTCTGTCTCTTTACTGCGGCCTTCCTCTTTGAGGCAGAGCTCTTCAACTCGGCCTTCTTTGTTCCGGCCCGCGTCATGATCGGCCTCGGCGCCGTCTGCTTTACGCTTTACTCCATTGTTTCGATTCTGGAATCCGGCACCTCCGGCTCCAGCGAATAA
- the fsa gene encoding fructose-6-phosphate aldolase: MKFFLDTANVEDIKNANDMGVICGVTTNPSLIAKEGRDFNEVIAEIASIVDGPISGEVKATTTDAETMIAEGREIAKIHKNMVVKIPMTAEGLKATKALSAEGIKVNVTLIFTAAQALLAARAGAAYVSPFLGRLDDISTPGVDLIETIAEIFDIQGIDAEIISASVRNPIHVIDCARAGADIATVPFSVIMQMTKHPLTDQGIEKFQADYRAAFGE; the protein is encoded by the coding sequence ATGAAATTTTTCCTGGATACTGCTAATGTAGAAGATATTAAAAATGCAAATGATATGGGTGTTATCTGCGGTGTTACAACCAATCCTTCCCTGATTGCCAAAGAAGGCCGTGATTTCAATGAAGTTATCGCAGAAATTGCTTCAATTGTGGACGGACCCATCAGCGGCGAGGTTAAGGCAACCACCACAGACGCTGAGACAATGATCGCTGAAGGCCGGGAAATTGCTAAAATTCATAAAAATATGGTTGTCAAAATTCCGATGACAGCAGAAGGCCTGAAGGCTACTAAGGCATTGTCCGCCGAAGGAATCAAGGTTAATGTCACATTGATCTTTACCGCCGCGCAGGCATTGCTGGCAGCGAGAGCCGGCGCCGCTTATGTTTCCCCCTTCCTGGGCCGTCTGGATGACATCTCCACACCGGGCGTGGATCTGATTGAAACCATCGCGGAAATTTTTGATATTCAGGGAATTGACGCGGAAATCATCTCTGCCAGCGTCCGCAACCCAATCCATGTGATCGACTGTGCGAGAGCCGGCGCGGATATTGCGACCGTGCCCTTTAGCGTTATCATGCAGATGACCAAGCATCCTTTAACGGATCAGGGAATTGAAAAATTCCAGGCAGACTATCGAGCTGCTTTCGGAGAATAA
- the malQ gene encoding 4-alpha-glucanotransferase: protein MTFKRSSGILMHISSLPGKYGIGTFGKEACSFINLLNKMGFTYWQTLPLGPVDKCHSPYKSPSAFAGNPFFIDPEILAEQGLLTQDELNASEYSQPYSAAYEWLDETRPGLFRKAYSRIDDQIRADIRAFEDEERHWLPDYALYMTLKERFDGQDWYQWEDVGLRDHHTEALNEAREAYAEEILFHEFLQYEFTKQWNAVKCCANDHGIQIIGDMPIYVSLESSDVWAHRDLFDLDSEGRPNHVAGVPPDYFCCDGQLWGNPLYNWPAMKTSAYKWWIDRIGRSLEIYDAVRIDHFRAFSAYWAVAGTAKTARNGRWLDGPGMDFFNAVFNAFDFKEPRIIAEDLGVMDEGVMNLLEKTGFPGMRILQFGFIEDGNNHHLPHNYVENSIAYTGTHDNNTLLGFLWELPPYKRDYALKYVNYACSGSEWQEGGPQSPSCRHFIRCLWQSCASLAVLPIQDLCGFGGDTKMNCPGCADGNWSFRITHDALDTIDTSWMRSMNEIYKRIP from the coding sequence ATGACCTTTAAACGATCAAGCGGTATTTTAATGCATATTTCGTCCCTTCCCGGTAAGTACGGTATCGGGACCTTTGGCAAAGAGGCCTGCTCTTTCATCAATCTTTTAAATAAAATGGGCTTTACCTACTGGCAGACCCTTCCTCTTGGCCCGGTAGACAAATGCCATTCGCCCTATAAAAGCCCCTCTGCCTTTGCGGGCAATCCCTTTTTTATCGATCCCGAAATCCTGGCGGAACAGGGGCTGCTGACCCAGGACGAGCTGAATGCCAGCGAATACAGCCAGCCCTACAGCGCTGCCTACGAATGGCTTGATGAAACCCGTCCCGGTCTTTTTCGGAAGGCTTACAGCCGCATTGATGATCAGATAAGAGCTGACATCAGGGCTTTCGAGGATGAGGAACGCCACTGGCTTCCCGATTACGCGCTCTATATGACTCTGAAAGAACGGTTTGACGGGCAGGACTGGTACCAATGGGAGGATGTGGGGCTCCGGGACCACCACACCGAGGCTCTGAACGAAGCCCGGGAAGCTTACGCTGAAGAAATCCTGTTTCATGAGTTCCTGCAGTACGAATTCACGAAACAGTGGAATGCTGTAAAGTGCTGCGCCAACGACCACGGCATCCAGATCATCGGCGATATGCCCATCTACGTCTCTCTGGAAAGCTCAGATGTCTGGGCACACCGGGATCTCTTTGATCTCGATTCCGAGGGCCGCCCAAACCATGTTGCCGGAGTCCCGCCCGATTATTTCTGCTGCGACGGCCAGCTGTGGGGCAATCCCCTCTATAACTGGCCGGCCATGAAGACCTCTGCTTACAAATGGTGGATCGACCGCATCGGCCGCTCCCTCGAAATCTACGACGCTGTCAGGATCGACCATTTCAGAGCTTTCTCTGCCTATTGGGCGGTCGCAGGCACCGCCAAAACCGCGCGTAACGGCAGGTGGCTTGACGGTCCGGGCATGGATTTCTTCAACGCGGTTTTTAATGCCTTCGATTTTAAGGAGCCGCGCATCATTGCCGAAGACCTCGGCGTCATGGACGAGGGCGTCATGAATCTTCTTGAGAAAACCGGTTTTCCCGGTATGCGTATATTGCAGTTTGGCTTTATTGAAGACGGTAATAACCATCATTTGCCGCATAATTATGTGGAAAACAGCATTGCCTATACCGGTACCCACGACAATAACACCCTGCTCGGCTTCCTGTGGGAGCTCCCCCCTTATAAACGCGACTATGCTTTAAAATACGTCAATTACGCCTGCAGCGGCAGCGAATGGCAGGAAGGCGGTCCTCAAAGCCCGTCCTGCCGCCACTTTATCCGCTGCCTGTGGCAAAGCTGCGCCAGCCTCGCGGTTCTGCCGATTCAGGACCTCTGTGGTTTTGGCGGGGACACGAAAATGAACTGCCCGGGCTGCGCCGACGGCAACTGGAGTTTCCGCATTACCCACGATGCTCTGGATACCATTGATACCTCCTGGATGCGCTCAATGAATGAAATATACAAACGCATCCCCTGA
- a CDS encoding ABC transporter substrate-binding protein — protein sequence MKSMKKLAALLLVLALVFTVAGCGDKGASSSSDSGNTLRVVMQDPNVPIDTNMGTQAYLIMVSDQACETLIGLNNDTTLDPQLLKQMPTVSDDGLTYSFELKDGVKFHNGETLKASDVKYSYERLITQGLMGSLFDQVVGFKALEDGTADSLEGFKIKDDTHFDIVLQQPYAPFEAALSAPYAVIFPEKACEEAGGDWGRTVLYGTGPFKMTSYTAGQGIEMARFDEYHGDKTKLDGISFKFVNDLNTQVMEFQKGNCDFVMLDTGQYETVTSNDAVKDKMHSFNPIGLVYLSPNNEMLTDPKVKEALSYAVDREALCNELLSGAATPAKSFIPKGLLGYNDSLPEYEHNPEKAKQLLAEAGYPDGITIPVVGSTNYQTLIKVATAIQDQAKEAGINIELSQVDHAGYNDMNKSGSLNLTVSNWYTDYVDPDGMIYQRMSATTTQQVSNKYNNAEFNDLINQARQTKDESKRQELYEKADEILTHKDYGAIPLYNDTMFYLLGDNVKNFEVTSIYRYHFYDAELQ from the coding sequence ATGAAAAGTATGAAAAAACTGGCTGCCTTACTGTTGGTTTTAGCGCTTGTCTTTACCGTAGCGGGATGCGGCGACAAAGGTGCTTCAAGCAGCAGCGATAGCGGCAATACCCTGCGTGTTGTCATGCAGGACCCCAATGTTCCGATCGACACCAACATGGGTACTCAGGCTTACCTGATCATGGTATCCGACCAGGCCTGTGAGACACTGATCGGCCTGAACAACGATACGACACTGGACCCACAGCTGCTCAAGCAGATGCCGACCGTTTCCGACGATGGCCTGACTTACAGCTTTGAGCTCAAAGACGGCGTTAAATTCCACAACGGCGAAACTCTGAAAGCTTCTGATGTCAAGTATTCCTATGAACGCCTGATTACACAGGGCCTCATGGGCTCACTGTTCGATCAGGTTGTTGGCTTTAAAGCCCTTGAAGACGGCACCGCCGACTCACTGGAAGGCTTTAAAATCAAGGACGACACCCATTTCGACATCGTTCTTCAGCAGCCCTACGCACCTTTTGAAGCAGCCTTATCTGCTCCGTACGCTGTTATCTTCCCGGAAAAAGCCTGCGAAGAAGCCGGCGGAGACTGGGGACGTACGGTGCTCTACGGAACCGGCCCATTCAAGATGACCTCCTACACAGCAGGCCAGGGCATTGAAATGGCACGCTTCGACGAATATCACGGCGATAAAACAAAGCTCGATGGTATCAGCTTTAAGTTCGTAAACGACCTGAACACTCAGGTTATGGAATTCCAGAAAGGCAACTGCGATTTCGTCATGCTGGATACCGGACAATACGAAACCGTCACAAGCAACGACGCTGTCAAAGACAAAATGCACAGCTTCAACCCGATCGGCCTTGTCTACTTAAGCCCGAACAACGAAATGCTTACCGACCCGAAAGTGAAGGAAGCACTGTCCTACGCGGTAGACCGTGAAGCCCTGTGCAACGAACTGTTATCCGGCGCCGCTACCCCGGCCAAGAGCTTTATTCCTAAGGGACTGCTCGGATACAACGATTCCCTTCCAGAATATGAACATAATCCGGAAAAAGCAAAACAATTACTGGCAGAAGCCGGTTATCCGGACGGCATCACCATTCCTGTTGTTGGCTCAACCAATTATCAGACACTGATCAAGGTAGCCACTGCCATTCAGGATCAGGCCAAGGAGGCCGGGATCAACATCGAGCTGTCTCAGGTTGACCATGCTGGCTACAACGACATGAACAAGAGCGGCTCCCTGAACCTGACAGTCAGCAACTGGTATACCGACTATGTTGACCCGGACGGCATGATTTACCAGCGTATGTCTGCCACCACCACCCAGCAGGTATCCAACAAGTACAACAATGCAGAATTCAACGACCTCATCAACCAGGCACGTCAGACAAAGGACGAAAGCAAACGCCAGGAACTGTATGAAAAAGCTGACGAAATTCTGACACATAAGGACTATGGCGCAATTCCACTGTACAATGACACCATGTTTTACCTGTTAGGCGACAATGTTAAAAACTTCGAGGTTACCAGCATCTACCGTTACCATTTCTATGATGCCGAACTTCAATAA
- the larA gene encoding nickel-dependent lactate racemase: MISKIPYGNTELTLELPDQQVAGVLNSNISDLQSDQTEDAIVKAAMAKHLGSASLKALAKDKKTAVIIISDHTRPVPSRHIIPFMLEEMREGNPDIDITLLVATGFHRGTTKEELVSKLGQKTVDEEKIVVHDSSNAEENVKIGVLPSGADLIINRLAAEADLLVSEGFIEPHFFAGFSGGRKSVLPGVSDRVTVLGNHCSQFIASPYARTGILENNPIHTDMKSAAEQAGLQYIVNVIIDEDKRVVMAFAGDPFIAHEAGCEFLKQYCRVKAVPADVVITGNGGAPLDQNMYQCVKSMTAAEASAGEDGVIILCAECLDGTGGDGFYHAMRDCESARALFENIMTIPQDQTQPDQWEYQILARILSKHTVLYVTRPEMKEIVTEMKMTYAPDLDTAVKMAKEIKGENASFTVIPNGIAVIVEQ, translated from the coding sequence ATGATTTCAAAAATTCCCTATGGCAATACAGAGTTAACCCTGGAGCTCCCCGACCAGCAGGTCGCCGGCGTACTAAATTCCAATATCAGCGACCTGCAGAGCGATCAAACTGAGGACGCGATTGTTAAGGCCGCAATGGCAAAGCATTTGGGCAGCGCTTCCCTGAAGGCGCTGGCAAAGGATAAAAAAACAGCGGTTATCATTATCAGCGACCATACAAGGCCTGTCCCAAGCAGACATATTATTCCATTTATGCTTGAAGAGATGCGTGAGGGCAACCCGGACATTGATATCACACTGCTGGTCGCCACAGGCTTTCACCGCGGCACAACAAAGGAAGAGCTGGTTTCAAAGCTGGGACAGAAAACTGTCGATGAGGAAAAAATCGTAGTGCATGATTCTTCCAACGCCGAAGAAAATGTTAAAATCGGTGTTCTCCCCTCCGGAGCGGACCTGATCATCAACCGGCTTGCCGCAGAAGCGGACCTGCTTGTCTCAGAAGGCTTCATTGAGCCGCACTTCTTCGCGGGCTTTTCAGGCGGCCGTAAGAGCGTGCTGCCCGGCGTTTCTGACCGCGTGACAGTCCTGGGCAATCACTGCAGCCAGTTCATCGCGAGCCCCTATGCGCGCACCGGAATTTTGGAGAATAATCCGATTCATACCGATATGAAGTCCGCCGCAGAGCAGGCAGGCCTCCAGTATATCGTCAATGTGATTATTGACGAGGACAAACGCGTTGTCATGGCCTTTGCGGGCGATCCCTTTATCGCCCATGAGGCAGGGTGCGAATTCTTAAAACAATACTGCCGCGTCAAAGCTGTTCCGGCGGATGTTGTCATCACAGGCAACGGCGGAGCACCCCTGGATCAAAATATGTACCAGTGTGTCAAAAGCATGACCGCTGCCGAAGCCTCCGCCGGGGAGGACGGCGTTATCATTCTCTGCGCCGAATGCCTGGACGGTACGGGCGGCGATGGCTTTTACCACGCCATGCGGGACTGCGAATCCGCCAGAGCGCTCTTTGAAAACATCATGACCATTCCGCAGGACCAGACTCAGCCCGACCAGTGGGAATACCAGATTCTCGCGCGTATTCTCTCCAAACACACGGTTCTGTATGTCACACGGCCGGAAATGAAGGAGATTGTAACCGAAATGAAAATGACCTACGCGCCGGATCTCGATACCGCCGTCAAAATGGCAAAGGAAATCAAGGGCGAAAACGCCAGCTTTACCGTTATTCCAAACGGAATTGCCGTTATCGTTGAACAATAG
- a CDS encoding anaerobic ribonucleoside triphosphate reductase produces MIDTIIKRNGSVAPFDPHKISNAIYKANISVSGESMTEKHIEFLTNVVTTAAEPLGRPSVEQIQDIVEETLIKADYAKTAKAYILYRAEHAKTRQAESDLMEIYKDLTFRYAEDADLKRENANIDSDTAMGTMLKYGSEGSKYFIDHYILPREIADAHTSGDIHIHDKDFYMLTETCCQIDLIKLFKDGFSTGHGYLREPNDIRSYSALACIAIQANQNEMHGGQSIPNFDYAMAPGIVKTFSKLYRKALINDLSVCSGHDREAVADMAASAFEKIGAPVTMDTQEAFGRELAAFFTGSSFDAPIIEKIHKLACQTALREAEEATYQAMEAFIHNLNTMNSRAGAQVPFSSVNYGTDTSAEGRMVVRNLLKATMSGLGNGETPIFPVQIFKVKEGVNYNEADPNYDLFKLAIETSSMRLFPNFSFLDAPFNLQYYKEGDYNTEVAYMGCRTRVMGNHFDPENEITCGRGNLSFTSINLPRIALESERSLDTFYKLLDERLALVTTQLLHRFKIQAAKRGRNYPFLMGQGVWINSETLGRDDRVEDVLKHGTLSVGFIGLAETLKALTGMHHGESAESQALGLQIIGHMRRMMDSESEKTGLNFTLLATPAEGLSGRFVAIDREKFGTVPGVTDREFYTNSFHVPVYYPIQAYQKIQLEAPYHEYTNAGHISYVELDGNASANLSAFEKIVRCMKEAGIGYGSINHPVDRDPVCGYNGIIGEECPNCHRHEGDGNPDFERIRRITGYLVGTTDRWNNAKRAEEKARVKHGISANQ; encoded by the coding sequence ATGATCGACACTATTATAAAAAGAAACGGGTCTGTGGCGCCTTTCGACCCTCATAAAATCAGCAATGCCATTTATAAGGCCAACATCTCTGTAAGCGGCGAATCCATGACCGAAAAGCACATTGAGTTTCTGACCAATGTGGTTACCACAGCGGCTGAGCCTTTGGGCCGCCCGTCGGTGGAGCAGATACAGGATATTGTGGAGGAGACGCTGATCAAGGCTGATTACGCCAAAACCGCCAAGGCCTATATTCTGTACCGCGCCGAGCACGCTAAAACGCGTCAGGCTGAGAGCGATTTGATGGAAATCTATAAGGATTTAACCTTCCGCTACGCTGAGGACGCGGACCTGAAACGGGAAAACGCCAATATCGACTCGGATACGGCAATGGGAACCATGCTCAAATATGGTTCTGAGGGGTCAAAATATTTTATTGATCATTATATTCTCCCGCGGGAAATCGCGGATGCGCACACCTCCGGTGATATTCATATTCACGATAAAGACTTCTATATGCTGACAGAAACCTGCTGTCAGATTGACCTGATCAAGCTCTTTAAGGACGGTTTCTCAACGGGGCACGGCTATCTGCGCGAGCCAAATGACATCCGCAGCTACTCTGCCCTGGCCTGCATTGCCATTCAGGCAAACCAGAATGAAATGCACGGCGGACAGAGCATTCCAAACTTCGACTACGCCATGGCGCCAGGCATTGTCAAAACCTTCAGCAAGCTGTACCGCAAGGCCCTGATTAACGACCTCAGCGTCTGCTCTGGCCACGACCGCGAAGCCGTTGCCGATATGGCCGCCTCTGCCTTTGAAAAAATCGGCGCTCCGGTCACCATGGATACCCAGGAGGCCTTTGGCCGGGAGCTGGCCGCATTTTTTACCGGGTCTTCTTTTGATGCCCCGATCATTGAAAAAATACACAAGCTAGCCTGTCAGACCGCCCTGCGCGAGGCTGAGGAAGCCACCTATCAGGCAATGGAGGCCTTTATTCATAATCTGAATACCATGAACTCCCGGGCCGGCGCACAGGTTCCCTTCTCCTCTGTAAATTACGGAACCGACACCTCCGCCGAGGGACGTATGGTGGTCAGAAATCTGCTGAAAGCCACAATGTCCGGACTGGGCAATGGAGAGACCCCCATTTTTCCGGTTCAGATTTTCAAGGTAAAGGAGGGCGTCAACTATAACGAGGCCGATCCCAATTACGATCTTTTTAAGCTGGCCATCGAAACCTCCTCCATGCGTCTTTTCCCAAACTTCAGCTTTTTGGATGCTCCATTTAACCTGCAGTATTACAAAGAAGGCGATTATAATACAGAGGTGGCTTACATGGGCTGCCGTACCCGGGTTATGGGCAATCATTTCGACCCTGAAAATGAAATCACCTGCGGACGGGGCAACTTGAGCTTTACCTCCATCAATTTACCCAGGATTGCCCTGGAGTCTGAGAGAAGCCTCGATACCTTCTATAAGCTTCTGGATGAGCGCCTCGCTCTGGTTACGACCCAGCTGCTGCACCGCTTTAAAATACAGGCCGCCAAGCGCGGCAGAAATTATCCCTTCCTGATGGGACAGGGGGTTTGGATCAACTCGGAAACCCTTGGCCGGGACGACCGGGTCGAGGATGTTTTAAAGCACGGGACCCTCAGCGTCGGCTTCATCGGACTCGCCGAGACGCTCAAGGCCCTTACTGGCATGCACCACGGCGAAAGCGCAGAGAGCCAGGCCCTCGGACTTCAGATAATTGGACATATGCGCCGTATGATGGACAGCGAATCCGAAAAGACCGGCTTGAACTTTACCCTGCTCGCCACACCGGCTGAAGGACTGAGCGGCCGTTTTGTCGCCATTGACCGCGAAAAGTTCGGGACTGTGCCCGGCGTTACCGACCGGGAGTTCTATACCAACTCCTTCCATGTTCCGGTCTATTATCCCATTCAGGCCTATCAGAAAATCCAGCTGGAGGCGCCCTATCATGAGTACACCAACGCCGGACACATCAGCTATGTCGAGCTGGACGGAAACGCCAGCGCGAACCTTTCGGCCTTTGAAAAAATTGTCCGCTGCATGAAGGAAGCCGGTATTGGCTATGGCTCCATCAACCATCCCGTGGACCGCGACCCGGTTTGCGGCTACAACGGCATCATCGGCGAGGAATGTCCAAACTGCCACCGGCACGAGGGGGACGGAAACCCTGATTTTGAGCGTATCCGCCGTATCACCGGCTACCTGGTAGGCACCACGGACCGCTGGAACAACGCGAAGCGGGCCGAGGAGAAAGCGAGGGTGAAGCATGGCATTTCTGCAAATCAATAA
- the nrdG gene encoding anaerobic ribonucleoside-triphosphate reductase activating protein has product MAFLQINNCIQESIVDGPGLRFVIFTQGCPHRCPGCHNPQTHQRTGGTFVETEMLFSQIMENPLLQGVTFSGGEPFLQPAPLADLAQKLHSNGLDVVTYTGYTLEKLKAMKDKGIDALLRETDLLIDGPFQFEKRDLTLPFRGSRNQRVIELRH; this is encoded by the coding sequence ATGGCATTTCTGCAAATCAATAACTGTATCCAGGAATCCATTGTCGACGGTCCAGGGCTCCGTTTCGTTATTTTTACCCAGGGCTGCCCGCACCGCTGCCCTGGCTGCCATAATCCCCAGACACATCAGAGGACAGGAGGCACTTTTGTGGAAACAGAAATGCTGTTCTCACAAATAATGGAGAATCCGCTGCTCCAGGGCGTTACCTTCAGCGGCGGAGAACCTTTTTTGCAGCCAGCACCTCTGGCCGATCTGGCTCAGAAGCTCCACAGCAACGGGCTGGATGTGGTAACCTACACAGGCTATACGCTTGAAAAGCTGAAAGCCATGAAGGATAAAGGCATCGACGCGCTGCTCCGGGAAACGGACCTGCTCATCGACGGGCCGTTCCAGTTTGAAAAGCGCGATCTGACCCTTCCCTTTCGCGGAAGCCGCAACCAGCGTGTTATTGAATTACGGCATTAA
- the cysK gene encoding cysteine synthase A, with translation MAKIYKSLTELIGRTPLLELSNYEKKNALDATVLAKLEYFNPAGSVKDRIAKAMIDDAEAKGLLKEGSVIIEPTSGNTGIGLASVAAARGYRVILTMPETMSVERRKLLKAYGAELVLTDGAAGMKGAMAKAEALAKETPGAFIPGQFVNPANPAVHRATTGPEIWEDTDGKVDYFVAGIGTGGTITGVGEYLKSKNPDLKVIAVEPTGSPVLSEGKAGPHKIQGIGAGFVPDTLNTGVYDEIIRVDNEDAFATGREIAREEGLLVGISSSAALWAAAQLAKRPENKGKNIVVLLPDTGERYLSTALFEE, from the coding sequence ATGGCTAAAATTTATAAGAGTCTAACGGAATTAATCGGAAGAACCCCCCTTCTGGAGCTCAGCAATTATGAAAAGAAAAATGCGCTGGACGCCACAGTGCTGGCGAAGCTCGAATACTTTAATCCAGCGGGAAGCGTAAAGGACCGTATTGCAAAGGCGATGATTGATGACGCTGAAGCAAAGGGACTGCTGAAGGAAGGCTCCGTTATTATTGAACCGACAAGCGGCAATACCGGGATTGGCCTGGCAAGCGTCGCCGCTGCCAGAGGCTACCGTGTGATCCTGACAATGCCTGAAACCATGAGTGTGGAACGCAGAAAGCTCTTAAAAGCCTACGGGGCAGAGCTGGTGCTGACCGACGGCGCGGCTGGCATGAAGGGCGCTATGGCAAAGGCTGAAGCGCTGGCAAAGGAAACTCCCGGCGCCTTTATTCCGGGACAGTTTGTTAATCCTGCGAACCCGGCAGTCCACCGGGCGACAACCGGCCCTGAAATCTGGGAAGATACAGATGGAAAAGTGGATTATTTCGTAGCGGGCATCGGTACAGGCGGCACCATTACCGGGGTAGGTGAATACCTGAAATCTAAAAATCCGGATTTAAAGGTCATCGCTGTGGAACCAACGGGGTCCCCGGTGCTGTCAGAAGGAAAGGCCGGTCCGCATAAGATTCAGGGGATCGGTGCAGGCTTTGTACCGGATACACTGAACACAGGTGTCTATGATGAAATCATCCGGGTCGATAATGAGGACGCTTTTGCCACAGGGCGTGAGATAGCAAGGGAGGAAGGCCTGCTGGTCGGTATTTCTTCGAGTGCGGCCCTCTGGGCGGCGGCGCAGCTTGCAAAGCGTCCTGAAAATAAAGGAAAGAATATTGTTGTTCTGCTGCCGGATACGGGAGAACGTTACCTGTCAACCGCTCTGTTTGAAGAATAA